Within Thermodesulfobacteriota bacterium, the genomic segment GTCCACGCCGTTGTGGGTGAACTTCCAGATCTGCGTGCCGTCATCGGTTGCCGCGATGGGCTCGAGCTCGACGCCCGGAGGCAGCTCGATCCCGTCGAGGACCTCGTCCGGCGGGTAGGTATACGGGTGCAGGATCATGTTCTGCAGGCCCGCCTGGGCGTTGGGGGTCTCCACCCCCAGGAAGCCGCTCATGCGCCCGTACGACAGCTCGAAGGCCTCGCCCATCTCGTCCTGGATCATCTTGGGCTTGAGGTTCATGGTGAGCTGCACGCCCGCCAGCGTGTCGAAGGTCAGCGAGGTGTCGAAGATCTGCACCAGGCCTGCCCTTGGGCCGTTGCTTTGGAAAGAGGTGCCGTAGGCGGTGTTGTAGGCGCCCTGCCCGACAACGATCGGGTGCTGCCCGCTCTCGAACACGCCGCTTCCATCCGCCTGGTGCGCGAAGGCGTTCTCGAGCGCGGCCAAGTCGAAGGCGGGGGCAGGAGCCGCGGGTGCAACCTTGATCTGCATGACGGTGCGGGTGTTCGGGCCGTAGCCGGGCAGCGTCGAGGACGCCCCGCCCGTATCGCGGTAGTCCCCGTTGCCGGTGTAGTAGTCATAACGTGGATCGCGCGCAGGGAACGCAGCGGGGGCGTCGTTGTAGAGGATGAGCGTCTGGCCCGCGAACTGCGAGAAGTCCACGATGACGTCGAACCGCTCGGCCGGGGCGGCCAGCAGCGAGTGCTGATCGACGTTGCCGGCGTTGAACACAGTGGGGTCGTTCACCCAGGTGGTGGGTTGCGCCGGGACGACCACGGGCGACGGCAGGAAGCCGCCCTCGGTACCGATCACGATCCAGCTCGGCCCCTCGGTTCCGGGCAAGGGGGTCGGGAAGATCGTGGCGTCCTCCAGAGCGGCCGCCACTTCGGCGGGGTTCAGGGCCACCTCGGTGCAGGCCACGCCCGTGTTCTCAGGCGCGGGATTGGGGTTGTTGGCATCGCAGAGCACACCGTTGGCGTCGATCGCCTGGTACAGGGACAGGTTGAAGAACCGGTCGTTCGCGGCATTCAGCACGCGGAAGCGGTACGTCTTCGGATCCACCGTGAGCGTCGGGTAGGCCGTGCCGTTGACGACTGGCGTGTCGTTGAACGACTCCATGCCCATCGAGTTGTAGGGCACGCCGGGCATCAGCGGCGGCTCGCACCACTGCACGTCCGGGTCGCAGGCCGGGTCGAAGTAGGGGTTGTCGATCGGCCCGTACGTGATGCCGCTGGTGGGCGGCCAGAACCAGGGACCATAGGCCCAGCGGCCGTACTCGTTGACCCCCGAGCTGTCTCCCGGGTTCTGGGCGGGGGAGTAAACGTGGGGCACCCACAAGCTGCCCTCGCCGCCCCACCGGGCCACGTCCCAGGTGTTGTCCTGCATCATGAGCTGATCCATCGGGGGTACGAAGGTCTTGTCCTGCACGACCAGGGGGATGGTCGCCTCGGGCCCCGGGATGATGCCCCCATCCACCAGCGCCTGCTCGGTCGCGTCCTGAATGATGTAGGGCGCGGCCTCGCCCGCGTAGACGTTGAGACGGGTGATGCCCCAGGCGTGGTCGTGGTAGAACATGAGCCGGGCGCTCTGCTGGTTGGTGTAGTAGAAGGTCATGATGCCGTCGGCGGGGTCGCCGGAGTCATCCATGTCCGGCACGGGCCGCACGCTGACACCCTGGGGGTAGGGCGTCGCCTCGCCGGCCGGGGTGATCCACTGGTGGGGCGTGCCGTCCGAGATCCACGGAGAGATGCCGCCGTGCAGGTGCAAGGTGGCCCGGTTCTCGGCGTAGCAGAGCCCTTGCGCCACCATCTCGGCCTTCATCATCGAATCCGGCTCGCTGCACATGGGCACCTGCGGGTCGAGCATCGCCGGGTCCATCATCTCCATCGCCTCGTGACCCGTGGCAGTCATGCCAGAGCCCATCACGGTGGTGTCGACCGGGATGAAGAGGTTTCCGCCCATGCCCGTGGGCAGCAGGTTGTAGAACTTGATCCGCACGGGCTGGTTCTTCTGGGCGACGATGGCAGCTCCGAGATACTGGGGGGGGGCCACTGCAAAGTGTCCGTTCCCCAGGTCGAAGTGGTCGCCTTGGACGAGCGGCGTCTCCAACTGCACATAGCCGCGCAGTTTCGTGGGCGGCAGGTCCTGGTGCATCTGCTTGGTGAACTCGACCACCGCGATCTCGTAATAGTCGGAGCCCGGGTAGGTCGTCTGGTCCGGGACGGCAACCGAGATGAACTGGCCGAGGTTGTTGGCCGCGCCGGCACCCAGGCCGGGCAGCTCGTTGACGAACTTGCGCATGCCGCCTGAAATCACGGTGTTCTGACCGGACAGGTCGAGCACCTGCGCCGCAAAGGAGTAGGTGCGCGCCTGGGGAAAGACGGGAAACTCTGCACTGCCGAGGGTAATCGTCGAGTCCTGCAGCGGCGGGGTCGGCGCGGGGTAGCTCAGGGCATCGGCGCCCGAGCCCGTGTCCACTGGGATGCCCTGGCCATAGAACGCCAGCACATCGCCTGCTTGGACGGCCAGGTTCGCCACGCCGAACGTGGCGATCTCGCTCACCGCCGGATCGGCCAACGCGGGCACGGTCAAGAGCCCGCTGTCGAAGACCACCGTGTACTCATTGGGAGCGCCCGTCGGGCGCAACACGTAGGCGTGGAACAGGTTGCCCGCCGAGGGGAAGGGACTCCCGGCCGGGTCTGCCTGGTTCCAGGTCTGGAACGACTGCACCATGCCGTCGGGCAGCGCAGCCGGCACGACTACGAACACCGGCGCCAACTCCCCAACGCCCACGGGAAAGTCCGAAGCATACCCGCGATCCTGCAGCGGATTGCCGACCGAAATGACCGCGCCCTGCATCATCGGCAACGGGCTGTTGGCGTAGTTCGGGTGGCTGAAGTAGTACGGCGCATCGCCCGGCATCGCCATGGCCGCTGCGACGGGCGCCGCCTCTACCATCAAGGGGTTCAACGCGCCCTGTTGCAACTTGCGCGCCGCCGCGGCCTGCCGTTCGGCCTGCGTCACCTTGGATTGCTTCTTCACCTGTCCCGGCGGCTCCTTCTGCTGCGCGCCGGCCCAGTCGACGCCGCCCAGGACCAGGGCGGCCGCCAACCAGAGAAACAACGCTACCTGCCACGTAGGTCTCCTCATGAGCTGCCTCCTCCCGCTTGCAGTGATTTCGCCACGACCATGAACCCTCGGTGCTCCATGCGCTCCTCCTCTTCCTCCCCGGATCTCCTGTGTGCACCTCACGGCTTCCACGGCTCCGTTGGCCGGGCCTCTGGCGTCACATCTGCCGCGCGGGGAGAACCCGATCCCGCCGCTCTTGCCTCCTGGGCCCGACGTACCACCGCGGCGACCCGGCTCCCGTCGAGGGTGCTCTTCCCGAGGAAGCAGTCGGCACCGCAGGCGTGGGCGGCCTCCCGGTAGGCCGGCTCCTCGTGGTTCGAGCAGACGGCCACCGTGGTGCCGGGGGCCTCTTGCTTGATGCGCTTTACGAGCTCCAGCCCGCTGCCGTCGGGCAGGCCGATGTCGACGAAGACCACTCCGGGCCCCTGCTCCACGAAGCGGGCGTACCCTTCCGCCACGCTCCCGGCTTCGCAAATCTGGAGCCCGGGCAACCAGGTGCACAGGATCGACCGCAGCACGTCGCGGAACACCGGGTTGTCGTCTACGATGAGCGCGTTCAAGAAGCGGCGGCCTCCTTCCCCCCCTTCCAGCGCCTTCGATCCGATGGTGCGAACCGTAGCACCGCGCTCCGAGGCAGCCTGTAGTCCCCGGACGACTCTTGCGTCGGACGGGTCCTGTTTCTTCGTAGTCCGGGCTCCCGTGTGCCTGTCGGTGTTTGTCCTACAGGGGAAGGAAGGCCCCGCTGCGCGGGTTCGGGCGGGGTCTGTCGAGAGGGCCTGGGATGGGCGGGAGGTCCTCAAGGGCGATTCCGGAGGAGGGTTCGCTTTCGGATCGTGTGGGTCGGCCCACGGGGAAGCCAACCCCAGGGTCCGGGCGGGTAGGGGCGCACAGCGTGCGCCCGGCGGGTTCGGGGTGGGCCCGAGGGCGGGCGCACGCTGTGCGCCCCTACGGGTGAACCAGCCGTATTCCCGAGCTCAGCGGCTACGCGAACCCACACGGATCGAAACAGAACCCCCTTCCCCGCGGGGGGCGTGGGGGAAGGGCACCCGTGCGGCAGGAGGTGGGGGTCAGGAGCCGGAGAGGTCGATCAGGCCGTGCCGGAGGGCGTAGTGGGTGAGCTCGGCGTTGCTCTTGGCGCCGAGCTTGAGGAGCAGGCGGGTGCGGTAGGTGCTCACGGTCTTTGGGCTCAGGCACAGGTCTTCGGCGATCTTTCCCACCGGGTGGCCCGAGGCCAGCATGCACAGCACCTCGTGCTCCCGGTCGGAGAGGCGCTCGTGGGCGGGGCGCTCCCCGGCATTCCCCACGGCGCCCGCCAGCACCTCGGCCAGGGCCGGGGTCACGTACTTGCGACCCCGGAAGACCGTACGGATGGCCTGGACGAGCTCTTCGGGCGCGCCGGCCTTGTTCAGGTAGCCGGCGGCTCCCGCCCGAAGGGCCCGCAGGGCGTACTGCTCTTCGGGGTGCACGCTCAGGATGAGCACCGCCGCGCGCGGGTGCTCCGCCTGGAACTGGTGTAGGGTGTCG encodes:
- a CDS encoding multicopper oxidase domain-containing protein encodes the protein MRRPTWQVALFLWLAAALVLGGVDWAGAQQKEPPGQVKKQSKVTQAERQAAAARKLQQGALNPLMVEAAPVAAAMAMPGDAPYYFSHPNYANSPLPMMQGAVISVGNPLQDRGYASDFPVGVGELAPVFVVVPAALPDGMVQSFQTWNQADPAGSPFPSAGNLFHAYVLRPTGAPNEYTVVFDSGLLTVPALADPAVSEIATFGVANLAVQAGDVLAFYGQGIPVDTGSGADALSYPAPTPPLQDSTITLGSAEFPVFPQARTYSFAAQVLDLSGQNTVISGGMRKFVNELPGLGAGAANNLGQFISVAVPDQTTYPGSDYYEIAVVEFTKQMHQDLPPTKLRGYVQLETPLVQGDHFDLGNGHFAVAPPQYLGAAIVAQKNQPVRIKFYNLLPTGMGGNLFIPVDTTVMGSGMTATGHEAMEMMDPAMLDPQVPMCSEPDSMMKAEMVAQGLCYAENRATLHLHGGISPWISDGTPHQWITPAGEATPYPQGVSVRPVPDMDDSGDPADGIMTFYYTNQQSARLMFYHDHAWGITRLNVYAGEAAPYIIQDATEQALVDGGIIPGPEATIPLVVQDKTFVPPMDQLMMQDNTWDVARWGGEGSLWVPHVYSPAQNPGDSSGVNEYGRWAYGPWFWPPTSGITYGPIDNPYFDPACDPDVQWCEPPLMPGVPYNSMGMESFNDTPVVNGTAYPTLTVDPKTYRFRVLNAANDRFFNLSLYQAIDANGVLCDANNPNPAPENTGVACTEVALNPAEVAAALEDATIFPTPLPGTEGPSWIVIGTEGGFLPSPVVVPAQPTTWVNDPTVFNAGNVDQHSLLAAPAERFDVIVDFSQFAGQTLILYNDAPAAFPARDPRYDYYTGNGDYRDTGGASSTLPGYGPNTRTVMQIKVAPAAPAPAFDLAALENAFAHQADGSGVFESGQHPIVVGQGAYNTAYGTSFQSNGPRAGLVQIFDTSLTFDTLAGVQLTMNLKPKMIQDEMGEAFELSYGRMSGFLGVETPNAQAGLQNMILHPYTYPPDEVLDGIELPPGVELEPIAATDDGTQIWKFTHNGVDTHPIHFHLYDVQLLNRVGWDGIIRKPDPTELGWKDTVRISPLEDTIVAMRPLIPRIPEEWGGLPNSIRLLDPSMPEGMYLEGANTAQREAAGLPLFAFNPDGEPVDIVNHYVNFGWEYVYHCHILSHEEMDMMHAQVVGVAPAAPTGLTFTKAGNGNNRRYELAWTDNSKNETAFVIERSSSATGPWDLLATIPSDALVVGPGMGQRTYTDVIGNPNRNYFYQVYAINVVGDTWDYSNPAFNEIPPGGGWPTLTLDSRGGTPAATTVAPTNLTGSAVVKNKNLATVSLSWTDNSVNETGFLIQRAYDPGFTSGVVNATVGANVTTFSQAVARGTTFYYRVHAFTDTTQSGWSNTAIVATP
- a CDS encoding response regulator transcription factor, which codes for MNALIVDDNPVFRDVLRSILCTWLPGLQICEAGSVAEGYARFVEQGPGVVFVDIGLPDGSGLELVKRIKQEAPGTTVAVCSNHEEPAYREAAHACGADCFLGKSTLDGSRVAAVVRRAQEARAAGSGSPRAADVTPEARPTEPWKP
- a CDS encoding response regulator transcription factor, whose translation is MIRVLIVDDHAVVREGIKHIVDATQDIEAAGEASGGQEALALAAKEEFDVVLLDIGMPGRSWLDTLHQFQAEHPRAAVLILSVHPEEQYALRALRAGAAGYLNKAGAPEELVQAIRTVFRGRKYVTPALAEVLAGAVGNAGERPAHERLSDREHEVLCMLASGHPVGKIAEDLCLSPKTVSTYRTRLLLKLGAKSNAELTHYALRHGLIDLSGS